A part of Ursus arctos isolate Adak ecotype North America chromosome X, UrsArc2.0, whole genome shotgun sequence genomic DNA contains:
- the IL13RA2 gene encoding interleukin-13 receptor subunit alpha-2, whose protein sequence is MDQSGNFKAVNLGEMAFIHLDVRCLYTLLICTAFGSVPSNAEIKVNPPEDFEIVDPGYLGYLSLQWQPPLFLDNFKGCTIEYELKYRNIDSEHWKTIITKNLHYKDGFDLNKGVEAKIHTLLPAQCTNGSEVRSSWSETAYWTSPEGNLETKIQDMDCVYYNWQYLLCSWKSGMGVHFDTNYQLFYWYEGLGRTTQCADYIKINGKNMGCRFPYLESSDYKDFYICVNGSSESHPIRPSYFIFQLQNIVKPLPPEYLSLTVKNSEEINLKWSIPKGPIPAKCFIYEIEFTEDDTTWVTTTIENEIQITRTSNESQKLCFLVRSKVNMYCSDDGIWSEWSDEQCWKGDIWKETLIFFLIPFAFVSLFVLVITCLLLYKQRALLKTIFQTKKEVFSHQETFF, encoded by the exons ATGGACCAG aGTGGAAATTTCAAAGCAGTGAATCTTGGAGAAAtggctttcattcatttggaTGTCAGATGTCTCTATACCCTACTTATTTGCACAGCATTCGGCTCTGTGCCTTCAAATGCTGAGATAAAAG ttaatccTCCTGAGGATTTTGAGATAGTGGATCCTGGATATTTAGGTTATCTGTCTTTGCAATGGCAACCTCCACTGTTTCTGGATAATTTTAAGGGATGTACAATAGAATATGAATTAAAATACCGAAACATTGATAGTGAACACTGGAAG ACCATCATTACCAAGAATCTACATTACAAAGACGGGTTTGATCTTAACAAGGGTGTTGAAGCAAAGATACACACACTTCTGCCAGCCCAATGCACAAATGGATCAGAAGTTCGAAGTTCATGGTCAGAAACTGCTTATTGGACATCACCAGAAG GAAATCTGGAAACTAAAATTCAGGATATGGACTGTGTATATTACAACTGGCAATATTTACTGTGCTCTTGGAAATCTGGCATGGGTGTCCATTTTGATACCAATTACCAATTGTTTTACTG GTATGAGGGCTTGGGTCGTACAACACAGTGTGCTGATTACATCAAgattaatggaaaaaatatggGATGCAGGTTTCCCTATTTGGAGTCATCAGACTATAAAGATTTCTACATCTGTGTTAATGGGTCATCAGAATCCCATCCTATAAGAcccagctattttatttttcagcttcaAAATATAG ttAAACCTTTGCCACCAGAGTATCTTAGTCTTACTGTGAAGAATTCAGAGGAAATTAACCTGAAATGGAGCATTCCTAAAGGACCCATTCCAGCAAAATGTTTCATTTATGAAATTGAATTCACAGAAGATGATACTACCTGGGTG ACTACCACAATTGAAAATGAGATACAAATCACAAGAACATCAAATGAAAGCCAAAAATTATGCTTTTTGGTAAGAAGTAAAGTGAATATGTATTGCTCAGATGATGGAATCTGGAGTGAGTGGAGTGATGAACAATGCTGGAAAG GTGACATATGGAAGGAAACCTTAATATTTTTCCTGATACCATTTGCTTTTGTCTCATTATTTGTTTTGGTAATAACTTGTCTGCTTTTGTATAAGCAAAGGGCTTTACTGAAAACG atctttcaaacaaaaaaagaagtcttttctCATCAAGAGACATTCTTTTGA